The nucleotide sequence ACTGTTGCAAATGGAGTGGCGTTGTATGCAAGACGACCAACAACGCAAGTTTGTTCGGAGGCCAGCATGTGGTGGAGCTCAACCTTCAAAATCCAAATGTTGATAATGAGCAAACTTTCCATACGGCTCTGCGAGGTGAGATACTGAGTCCTTCTTTGTTGAACTTGACTCGGTTGGAGCGGTTGAATCTAAGTTGGAATGACTTCGAAGGCACTCAAATTCCACAATTCATTGGCTCATTTTTGAATCTCAAGTATCTTGAGCTTTATTGGTCCAATTTTACTGGAGGAATTCCTTCTCAACTTGGCAATTTGTCGAGCCTCCGCCATCTTGGTTTGCAGTCAGGATGGAGTGCAGCTTCAATTGCCCCTCGTTTGGATTGGCTCTCAGGGCTCTCTTCTTTGAGGTACCTCGACCTTACATATGTGAATCTCAGTACAGTCTCTCAAAATTGGTTGTCGGAGGTCAACATGCTTCCTTCCCTGCAAGAATTATATTTGTTCGGCTGTAATCTGAATCACATCCCCTCTTCATTTAATTCTCATCTCAATCTCAGTACTTCTCTCGAAATTCTTGACCTTGATGCTAAtcgcttctcctcctcctccttgcccAACTGGCTGTGGCGACTCACTAATCTCTCATTGCTTAGAATTGATGCTTCAGGACTGATACCTGCTGGAATCAGTAACCTAACTAGACTAACTCAACTTGATATTTCTGGCAACATATCTAGTCCCCTACCTGTTGAAATCTGGACACTGAATCATCTAATACGACTTGACCTTGCCTTCAATGAAATGCTAACAGGTCCTATACCCGCAGCAATTGCAAATTTAAGTAGTCTACAATCATTATTTATTCCTGAGTGTTCACTTAGTGGTCAAATACCTTTTGAAATTGGGAACTTGAGTAGTCTAATAACACTCTACCTTGCTAGTAATTCACTTTCGGGTCTCATACCTACTGAGATTGGGAAACTTTCCAAGTTACAGGATCTAGATCTCTCTTTTAACTCTTTAGTAAGTGTCCTGTCGGAACCCCATCTTGCAAACCTAAccaacttaaaaagtttatccttAAGGGAAAACTCTCGAATTACCATTTCATTAGACTATGACTGGGTCCCTCCGTTTCAACTAGAAACAATTGACTTATCCTCTTGTACAGTGGGCCCTAGGTTTCCACAATGGCTTCGCTCACAGAACTCCATGTATGAGTTGAGTCTGTCCAATACAAGCATTAATGACATCCTACCTCATTGGTTTTGGAATTCATCTTCTTCCACCTTTTGGGTTATTGATCTCTCTCACAATAAGCTTAGGGGCACTCTGCCATCATCCTTAGAGAGCATGTCAAGACTTCAAATTTTGATTCTAAGTTATAATAAATTGGAAGGACTTGTTCCTCATTGGCCACCTCAAATCATGACCCTAGACCTATCTTTTAATGATTTTTCAGGGCCTATACCATCAAAAATTTCACAACAAATAGGTAGTAACTTCATACCTTCATACAACTTAATCCTTTCAAATAATCACATCAATGGGAGCATACCATCTTTCATTTGCAAATGGGAGCAACTGAACGGTTTGGATTTATCCTACAACAAATTATCTGGAGAGATACCCAAGTGTTGGCAAAAAGCAAATACGAACCTTGACTTTATTCACTTGGGAAACAATAAGCTCACTGGTGAAATTCCTAGCTCCATTGGAAACTTGATTGGATTGGCGTCTTTGCATTTGGACAAAAATGATCTCGGCGGACAACTTCCATTGTCATTGCGAAATTGCACTGGACTACAGGTCATTGATTTCACAGGCAATAACTTTTGGGGAAGTATACCTATGTGGATTGGACAAAGTTTGCAGCAATTGACTGTTCTCATATTACGGTCAAATAAGTTTTCTGGCATTATTCCTTCAAACCTCGGAGAACTGAGCAATCTTCAAATTCTTGACCTCGCCAATAACAAGTTAAGTGGGTCTATACCATATTCCTTTGGCAATTTCAGTGcaataaaatcaacatcaagagAAATGGAGGACACAATTTCAATTGGAGGATCAATCACATATATTGAATATGGAGAAAGTGATAGTATATCAGTAGTTACAAAGGGATATGAATATGTCTTTTCATCTATTCTCTATTTGGTGAAGCTTATAGATCTTTCAAACAATAGTCTTACAGGTGAGTTTCCTGCGACATTAGGATCTCTTGTAGGGCTTCAAACTTTGAATATGTCAAGGAATTTTTTTAGAGGGAGGATTCCACATACTATTGGTGAAATGAAGTCATTG is from Zingiber officinale cultivar Zhangliang chromosome 7B, Zo_v1.1, whole genome shotgun sequence and encodes:
- the LOC122004432 gene encoding receptor-like protein 32, whose protein sequence is MPLQWFYYSLMLCGLMSLAFSFKEAAVATPTRGCSEVERDALLGFKANVKDPSHRLASWSPQIDCCKWSGVVCKTTNNASLFGGQHVVELNLQNPNVDNEQTFHTALRGEILSPSLLNLTRLERLNLSWNDFEGTQIPQFIGSFLNLKYLELYWSNFTGGIPSQLGNLSSLRHLGLQSGWSAASIAPRLDWLSGLSSLRYLDLTYVNLSTVSQNWLSEVNMLPSLQELYLFGCNLNHIPSSFNSHLNLSTSLEILDLDANRFSSSSLPNWLWRLTNLSLLRIDASGLIPAGISNLTRLTQLDISGNISSPLPVEIWTLNHLIRLDLAFNEMLTGPIPSKISQQIGSNFIPSYNLILSNNHINGSIPSFICKWEQLNGLDLSYNKLSGEIPKCWQKANTNLDFIHLGNNKLTGEIPSSIGNLIGLASLHLDKNDLGGQLPLSLRNCTGLQVIDFTGNNFWGSIPMWIGQSLQQLTVLILRSNKFSGIIPSNLGELSNLQILDLANNKLSGSIPYSFGNFSAIKSTSREMEDTISIGGSITYIEYGESDSISVVTKGYEYVFSSILYLVKLIDLSNNSLTGVIPQDLSRLTALHHLNLSYNNLSGNIPSGYQLQTLQDASIYIGNAHLCGALINKSCSNDVGNNVTKEELQKMDADRTSASPGRLPAKTSGFLKQNRVKETKTNEAIIFTNGIVVPFQKPSQVHAATISKTDVLFPSCRPLRIPDARLDFVNRIGKLDNLRGFGFVTFTSSEEASTAISGMDGKDVHGRMVRVNYATVRTDGFCGGGGGYGGGGGAFGGVYGGYGGVALTE